One region of Zingiber officinale cultivar Zhangliang chromosome 7B, Zo_v1.1, whole genome shotgun sequence genomic DNA includes:
- the LOC122005964 gene encoding receptor-like protein EIX2 gives MAWNAAASPNPLFCLFWMSLLFASATAQLCMEKERKALLDVRSGLSVADGRLSSWRGEDCCKWEGVECHNITSHVVKLDLSYLDGSTPNKSEVSSSLLDLEHLTFLDLSGNNFGGARIPTFLGSLTQLEHLDLSQGGFSGRIPYQLCNLSKLHHLALDNNGIEGTISETIVLLGNLQFLDLGLNNISGEIPESIGNLSKLSVLDLSSNRIFGAIPGSIGNLAALQNLDLSGNQISGQIPNSVGNLRQLEEVSMSHNNISGSVPSSLGGMCNMNRIDLRDNRITGELAEFFEQLSRCRNDIRLSLSLQNNEISGPLPIHMEKLQRLVQLDLGSNSLNGSIPTSLGKLSQLLLLNLSSNYLVGGLTEAHFANLTSLLSMDLSHNNLSVNASSGWLPPFHANVIAMGSCNLGPKFPPWLQNQNRLNSLDISNTGISDFFPEWFWSLCTPLMRLNVSHNHMRGVLPSSLECFGLVRIFDLGYNNLEGFIPRMPYVGLYLDLSHNSLSGPIPESLAGDNLGFILLSDNRLNGSIPSSICTTYLQIVNLANNGLSGALPDCWSNSPYLIIMDVSSNILSGGIPATLGLLNMLQSLHLSNNNLTGAIRSTLQQCRELTVIDLSLNELSGGIPSWIGWSLLSLRVLSLRSNKLSGEIPWQLSLCPSLQVLDLAHNSLSDPLPPSFGKFISMATRQNDKELVPLNRGSSYYTDSVIITAKGSQLLYTRTLSLVTSIDLSNNNLFGEIPEELTNLHGLRFLNLSWNHFSGNIPDEIGLMGELESLDLSKNHLSAANLHQLVLHGQPSALWGTITDQVPRRQPTHWSSRRRGHARR, from the exons ATGGCTTGGAATGCTGCTGCTTCGCCTAACCCTCTTTTCTGTCTCTTCTGGATGTCTCTTTTATTTGCCTCTGCAACGGCGCAACTGTGcatggagaaggagaggaaggccCTGCTCGACGTGAGATCTGGGCTTTCTGTTGCTGACGGTAGACTATCTTCATGGAGGGGCGAGGACTGTTGCAAATGGGAGGGAGTTGAGTGCCACAACATCACGAGTCACGTTGTAAAACTCGACCTCTCTTATCTCGACGGATCAACGCCCAACAAAAGTGAGGTGAGTTCTTCCCTACTTGATTTGGAGCACTTGACTTTTTTAGATTTAAGCGGGAACAACTTCGGTGGTGCTCGGATTCCTACGTTTCTCGGATCTTTAACTCAACTAGAGCATTTAGACCTTTCTCAAGGAGGGTTCAGTGGAAGAATTCCTTACCAGCTTTGCAATCTCTCGAAACTGCATCATTTGGCTCTAGATAATAACGGTATCGAGGGAACGATATCTGAAACAATTGTCCTTCTTGGGAATCTTCAGTTCCTTGACTTGGGCCTTAACAACATCAGTGGTGAGATCCCAGAAAGCATTGGAAATTTGAGTAAACTGTCAGTTTTAGATCTGTCTAGCAACAGAATTTTTGGAGCCATACCAGGGAGTATCGGCAATCTGGCTGCACTGCAGAATCTGGACTTGTCAGGCAATCAAATTAGTGGGCAGATACCAAATTCAGTTGGAAATCTCCGGCAGTTAGAAGAAGTCAGTATGTCTCACAATAACATAAGTGGATCAGTTCCCAGTTCATTGGGAGGTATGTGCAACATGAATAGAATCGATTTGCGTGATAACAGAATAACAGGGGAGCTTGCTGAATTTTTTGAGCAATTGTCGAGATGCAGAAACGATATTAGGCTTTCCCTCAGCCTGCAGAACAATGAAATCAGTGGCCCTTTACCAATTCACATGGAAAAGCTTCAGAGGTTGGTTCAACTTGACCTTGGTTCCAATTCATTGAATGGCTCAATCCCAACTTCTTTGGGAAAACTTTCCCAACTATTGTTATTAAATCTGTCTTCAAACTATTTGGTTGGAGGCCTCACAGAAGCACACTTTGCCAATCTCACAAGTTTACTCAGTATGGATCTATCTCACAACAATTTGTCAGTCAACGCGAGCAGTGGTTGGCTTCCTCCATTTCATGCAAATGTAATCGCAATGGGATCTTGCAACTTGGGACCCAAGTTTCCTCCATGGCTGCAGAACCAAAACAGATTAAACTCGCTGGACATATCGAATACTGGGATATCAGACTTTTTTCCAGAATGGTTTTGGAGCTTGTGCACGCCACTCATGCGGCTGAATGTTTCTCACAATCACATGAGAGGGGTGTTGCCAAGCTCTTTAGAATGCTTCGGGCTTGTGAgaatatttgatttaggttacaacaaCTTGGAAGGCTTCATACCGAGAATGCCTTATGTTGGTCTATATCTGGACCTCTCTCACAATTCATTATCTGGACCAATTCCAGAAAGCTTGGCGGGTGATAACCTTGGCTTTATTCTTTTGTCTGATAATAGATTAAATGGAAGCATTCCATCCTCCATTTGTACAACATATCTGCAAATTGTGAACCTTGCCAACAATGGTTTATCTGGAGCACTCccagattgttggagcaattcacCATACCTGATTATCATGGATGTTTCGAGCAACATTTTATCCGGTGGCATTCCCGCAACGCTTGGGCTTCTGAACATGCTCCAATCACTGCACTTGAGTAACAATAACCTCACTGGCGCAATTCGCTCAACCTTGCAACAATGCAGGGAACTCACGGTTATCGATTTGAGCTTGAATGAGTTGTCGGGTGGCATACCCAGTTGGATCGGATGGAGTTTGCTGTCGCTTCGAGTTCTTTCTCTAAGGTCAAATAAATTGAGTGGTGAAATCCCATGGCAGCTCTCATTATGCCCTTCTCTCCAAGTGCTAGACCTTGCTCACAATAGCCTATCTGATCCTTTGCCTCCGAGTTTTGGTAAGTTCATCTCCATGGCAACACGCCAGAATGATAAAGAACTTGTTCCGCTTAATCGGGGTTCCTCTTATTACACAGACAGTGTCATTATAACTGCCAAAGGTTCACAACTCCTTTACACTAGGACGCTTTCGCTTGTCACTAGCATTGACCTCTCTAACAACAATCTTTTTGGTGAAATTCCAGAAGAGCTGACAAATCTGCATGGCCTTCGTTTCCTCAACTTGTCTTGGAATCATTTCTCAGGAAACATACCAGATGAGATTGGTCTCATGGGTGAGCTAGAATCGCTTGATCTTTCAAAGAACCACTTGTCCG CTGCAAaccttcaccaacttgtcctacaTGGGCAACCCTCGGCTTTGTGGGGAACTATTACAGATCAAGTGCCCAGGCGACAACCCACCCATTGGAGTTCCAGAAGAAGAGGACATGCACGAAGATGA